A single region of the Streptomyces virginiae genome encodes:
- a CDS encoding SDR family oxidoreductase: MGVLKGKTALVTGGSRGIGRAVAERLARDGALVAVHYGRDEAAAKATVAAIGAAGGRAFAIGAELGVPGDAQALWAAYAAHPDHTEGVDILVNNAGAAAFAGIGDTDEEMYDRAHALNAKAPFFVIKYGLERLRDGGRIVNVTGTPEIALPAILATVMAKGAANALTRSLAAELAPRGITVNSVGPGITETDLNAGLLADEATRAHLAARSVFHRVGTAQEVADVVAFLASPDSRWVTGQHMDATGGLQLALI; the protein is encoded by the coding sequence ATGGGCGTGCTCAAGGGGAAGACGGCACTGGTCACGGGCGGCAGCCGGGGCATCGGACGGGCCGTGGCCGAGCGGCTGGCGCGGGACGGGGCACTCGTCGCGGTGCACTACGGACGCGACGAGGCGGCGGCGAAGGCGACGGTGGCGGCGATCGGGGCGGCCGGTGGACGGGCCTTCGCGATCGGCGCCGAGCTCGGCGTCCCGGGCGACGCGCAGGCCCTCTGGGCGGCGTACGCGGCCCATCCCGACCACACCGAGGGGGTGGACATCCTGGTGAACAACGCCGGGGCGGCGGCCTTCGCGGGCATCGGGGACACCGACGAGGAGATGTACGACCGGGCGCACGCGCTCAACGCCAAGGCCCCGTTCTTCGTGATCAAGTACGGGCTGGAGCGCCTGCGGGACGGGGGTCGGATCGTGAACGTGACCGGTACCCCGGAGATCGCCCTGCCGGCCATCCTGGCCACGGTCATGGCCAAGGGCGCGGCGAACGCGCTGACCCGGTCGCTGGCCGCCGAGCTGGCTCCGCGCGGGATCACCGTGAACTCGGTCGGTCCCGGCATCACGGAGACCGACCTCAACGCCGGCCTCCTCGCGGACGAGGCGACCCGGGCCCACCTGGCCGCCCGCTCCGTCTTCCACCGGGTGGGCACGGCCCAGGAGGTCGCCGACGTGGTGGCCTTCCTGGCCTCGCCCGACTCCCGGTGGGTGACGGGCCAACACATGGACGCGACGGGCGGCCTGCAACTGGCGCTGATCTAG
- a CDS encoding TetR/AcrR family transcriptional regulator: MVTGQRGRPRSFDRDAALDKAMLAFWERGYEATSIADLTASLGIGAPSLYAAFGDKRKLFDEVVAVYGCRYGDFASVALAEEPTARAAVARILREAAEIYTDPAHPRGCMVISAAINTTSEEVAQALRERRNANLVMFESRIRADVATGALPADTDARALARYAGAVLQGMSQQSRDGASREELEAVAERALAAWPAA, translated from the coding sequence ATGGTGACCGGACAGCGCGGCAGGCCCCGTTCCTTCGACCGCGACGCCGCCCTCGACAAGGCGATGCTCGCCTTCTGGGAGCGCGGCTACGAGGCGACCTCCATCGCCGACCTGACCGCCTCGCTCGGTATCGGCGCGCCCAGCCTCTACGCGGCCTTCGGCGACAAGCGCAAGCTCTTCGACGAGGTCGTCGCGGTCTACGGCTGCCGGTACGGGGACTTCGCGAGCGTGGCGCTCGCCGAGGAACCCACCGCCCGGGCGGCCGTCGCCCGCATCCTGCGCGAGGCCGCCGAGATCTACACGGACCCCGCCCACCCGCGGGGCTGCATGGTGATCAGCGCCGCGATCAACACCACCTCGGAGGAGGTGGCACAGGCGCTGCGCGAGCGCCGTAACGCCAACCTGGTGATGTTCGAGAGCCGGATCCGGGCCGACGTGGCCACGGGGGCGCTGCCGGCGGACACGGACGCGCGGGCGCTGGCCCGGTACGCCGGGGCGGTGCTGCAGGGGATGTCCCAGCAGTCGCGCGACGGCGCGAGCCGGGAAGAGCTGGAGGCGGTGGCCGAGCGGGCCCTGGCGGCCTGGCCCGCGGCCTGA
- a CDS encoding sensor histidine kinase: MNDLVRQHTALGETDLEWLHLLVSEWQLLSDLSFADLVLWVPTLDGTRYVSVAQMRPNTGPTSYQDDMVGHLVPRGRRPLLDAALDEGRIVREGDPEWREEVPVRVESIPVRREGRVLGVIARNTNLLTVRTPSRLELTYLQSASDLAQMIAAGSFPFPGQQVDMDASPRVGDGLIRLDADGVVTYASPNALSAYHRLGLASDLVGQHLGNTTAELAPSRGPVDEALVKLASGWAPRETEVDGNGGVIQLRAIPLKPKGTRIGSLVLCRDVTELRRRERELITKDATIREIHHRVKNNLQTVAALLRLQSRRMDSPQGREALNEAVRRVGSIAIVHETLSQNLDERVEFDEIADRVIAMVSEISPGKVDCRRTGRFGILDAEVATPLSMVLTEILQNALEHAFTQGEGGTVEVAAIRTGTGRTDGRLLITVLDDGSGLPEGFDPQRAGNLGLQIVRTLVEGELGGTFDMLRAEPRGTKVVLDIPSSPQK, encoded by the coding sequence ATGAACGACCTCGTACGCCAGCACACCGCTCTCGGTGAAACCGACCTGGAGTGGCTCCACCTGCTGGTCTCGGAGTGGCAGCTGCTCTCCGACCTGTCCTTCGCCGACCTCGTCCTGTGGGTGCCCACCCTCGACGGGACGCGGTACGTCTCGGTCGCCCAGATGCGCCCGAACACCGGTCCCACCTCGTACCAGGACGACATGGTCGGCCACCTGGTGCCGCGAGGCCGCCGCCCGCTGCTGGACGCGGCGCTCGACGAGGGCCGGATCGTGCGCGAGGGCGACCCCGAGTGGCGCGAGGAGGTGCCGGTCCGCGTCGAGTCGATCCCCGTCCGCCGTGAGGGCCGGGTACTGGGAGTGATCGCGCGCAACACCAATCTGCTCACTGTGCGTACACCGAGCCGGCTGGAGCTGACCTACCTCCAGTCCGCCTCCGACCTCGCCCAGATGATCGCGGCGGGCTCCTTCCCGTTCCCCGGCCAGCAGGTCGACATGGACGCCTCCCCGCGGGTCGGGGACGGCCTGATCCGCCTCGACGCCGACGGCGTGGTCACCTACGCCTCTCCGAACGCGCTCTCCGCCTACCACCGGCTCGGCCTCGCCTCCGACCTCGTCGGCCAGCACCTGGGCAACACCACGGCCGAACTCGCCCCGTCCCGCGGACCGGTGGACGAGGCGCTGGTCAAGCTCGCGAGCGGCTGGGCCCCCCGGGAGACCGAGGTCGACGGCAACGGCGGGGTCATCCAGCTCCGCGCCATCCCGCTCAAGCCGAAGGGCACCCGGATCGGCTCCCTGGTGCTGTGCCGCGACGTCACGGAACTGCGTCGTCGCGAACGTGAATTGATCACCAAGGACGCGACCATCCGGGAGATCCATCACCGGGTGAAGAACAACCTCCAGACCGTGGCCGCGCTCTTGCGGCTCCAGTCCCGCCGGATGGACTCGCCGCAGGGCCGCGAGGCGCTGAACGAGGCCGTGCGCCGTGTCGGATCGATCGCGATCGTGCACGAGACGCTGTCTCAGAACCTCGACGAGCGGGTCGAGTTCGACGAGATCGCCGACCGCGTCATCGCGATGGTCTCGGAGATCTCCCCGGGCAAGGTCGACTGCCGACGCACCGGCAGGTTCGGGATCCTGGACGCGGAGGTCGCCACCCCGCTGTCGATGGTGCTCACGGAGATCCTGCAGAACGCCCTGGAGCACGCCTTCACCCAGGGGGAGGGGGGCACCGTGGAGGTGGCCGCGATCCGCACCGGAACCGGTCGTACCGACGGCCGGCTGCTGATCACCGTGCTCGACGACGGCAGCGGCCTGCCCGAGGGATTCGACCCCCAGCGGGCCGGCAATCTCGGGCTGCAGATCGTACGGACCCTCGTGGAGGGGGAGCTCGGCGGCACGTTCGACATGCTGCGGGCCGAGCCGCGCGGCACCAAGGTCGTCCTCGACATCCCGTCCAGCCCACAGAAGTAG
- a CDS encoding WhiB family transcriptional regulator — MDWRHNAVCREEDPELFFPIGNTGPALLQIEEAKAVCRRCPVMEQCLQWALESGQDSGVWGGLSEDERRAMKRRAARNRARNASA, encoded by the coding sequence ATGGACTGGCGTCACAACGCCGTTTGTCGTGAGGAAGACCCGGAACTCTTCTTCCCCATCGGCAACACCGGTCCTGCGCTGCTGCAGATCGAGGAAGCCAAGGCCGTCTGCCGCCGTTGCCCCGTCATGGAGCAGTGCCTGCAGTGGGCGCTCGAGTCCGGTCAGGACTCCGGCGTCTGGGGCGGTCTCAGCGAGGACGAGCGCCGCGCCATGAAGCGCCGCGCCGCTCGCAACCGGGCGCGCAACGCCAGCGCCTGA
- a CDS encoding diacylglycerol/lipid kinase family protein: MRALLVANPAATTTSARTRDVLTHALASEMKLEAVTTEYRGHARDLGRKAAHEGLDLVVALGGDGTVNEVVNGLLHNGPDPERLPRLAVVPGGSTNVFARALGLPNDAVEATGALLDALREQRERTVGLGLAAGTPGTEDESVPARWFTFCAGFGFDAGVVGRVEQQRERGKRSTHALYVRQLMRQFWEEPNRHHGTVTLERPGADPVTDLVLSIVCNTSPWTYLGNRPLYASPEASFDTALDVLALDRLSTPAVARYATQLLTSTPERGPHGKHAVSLHDLTDFTLHSKVPLPFQMDGDHLGLRTSVRFTGVRRALRVIV, translated from the coding sequence ATGCGTGCACTTCTCGTGGCCAACCCAGCAGCGACCACCACCAGTGCGCGCACGCGCGACGTCCTGACCCATGCCCTGGCCAGCGAGATGAAGCTGGAGGCGGTCACCACCGAGTACCGCGGGCACGCCCGGGACCTGGGGCGCAAGGCCGCGCACGAGGGGCTCGACCTCGTCGTCGCCCTCGGCGGCGACGGCACGGTCAACGAAGTGGTCAACGGTCTCCTGCACAACGGGCCCGATCCCGAGCGGTTGCCGCGGCTGGCGGTGGTCCCCGGCGGCTCCACCAATGTGTTCGCGCGCGCCCTGGGACTGCCCAACGACGCGGTCGAGGCGACCGGCGCGCTGCTGGACGCGCTGCGGGAGCAGCGCGAGCGGACGGTGGGCCTGGGCCTTGCGGCCGGCACCCCGGGTACGGAGGACGAGTCGGTCCCGGCCCGCTGGTTCACCTTCTGCGCGGGCTTCGGCTTCGACGCGGGTGTGGTGGGTCGGGTGGAGCAGCAGCGCGAGCGCGGCAAGCGTTCGACGCACGCTCTGTATGTGCGACAGCTGATGCGTCAGTTCTGGGAGGAGCCGAACCGGCATCACGGCACGGTCACGCTGGAGCGCCCCGGCGCGGACCCGGTGACCGATCTGGTGCTGTCGATAGTGTGCAATACGTCACCGTGGACGTATCTGGGGAATCGTCCCCTTTATGCCTCTCCCGAAGCCTCGTTCGATACTGCGCTTGACGTATTGGCACTGGACCGTTTGTCAACTCCGGCGGTCGCGCGGTACGCGACACAGCTCCTGACCTCCACTCCTGAGCGGGGTCCACACGGCAAGCACGCGGTGTCTCTGCACGATCTGACCGACTTCACCTTGCATTCGAAGGTTCCGCTTCCCTTCCAGATGGACGGCGATCACCTCGGACTGCGGACCAGCGTTCGGTTCACAGGCGTACGCCGTGCACTGCGTGTGATTGTGTGA
- a CDS encoding RNA polymerase sigma factor SigF, whose translation MSGGEIPVRGGDRPRVRHEVDGGIPEQQHARPHPADADAEDGFLDSAERRAGPMSENQQEQPQPPQPTTTGAEAEAAAPVVVPVPVFAATPALPDPRDRSGARALFIELRALPDGSVEKAELRNRLVRMHLPLVEHLARRFRNRGEPLDDLTQVATIGLIKSVDRFDPDRGVEFSTYATPTVVGEIKRHFRDKGWAVRVPRRLQELRLSLTTATAELSQQHGRSPTVHELAERLGISEEEVLEGLESANAYSTLSLDVPDTDDESPAVADTLGAEDEALEGVEYRESLKPLLEGLPPREKRILLLRFFGNMTQSQIAQEVGISQMHVSRLLARTLAQLRDKLLVEE comes from the coding sequence GTGAGCGGCGGGGAGATCCCGGTGCGGGGCGGGGATCGGCCCCGGGTACGGCACGAGGTCGACGGCGGCATCCCGGAGCAGCAGCACGCCCGGCCGCACCCGGCTGACGCGGATGCGGAAGACGGCTTTTTGGACTCGGCGGAGCGACGGGCGGGCCCTATGAGCGAGAACCAGCAGGAACAACCACAACCACCCCAGCCGACCACGACGGGAGCCGAGGCCGAGGCCGCGGCCCCCGTGGTGGTGCCGGTGCCGGTGTTCGCCGCGACCCCGGCGCTGCCGGATCCGCGCGACCGCAGCGGCGCTCGGGCCCTGTTCATCGAGCTGCGGGCGCTGCCCGACGGGTCGGTGGAGAAGGCCGAGCTGCGCAATCGGCTGGTACGGATGCACCTGCCGCTGGTGGAACACCTGGCGCGGCGCTTCCGCAACCGCGGTGAGCCGCTCGACGACCTGACCCAGGTCGCGACGATCGGCCTGATCAAGTCGGTGGACCGGTTCGACCCGGACCGCGGGGTCGAGTTCTCCACGTACGCCACGCCCACGGTGGTCGGCGAGATCAAGCGCCACTTCCGTGACAAGGGCTGGGCCGTGCGGGTACCGCGTCGTCTGCAGGAGCTGCGGCTCTCGCTGACGACGGCCACGGCCGAACTGTCCCAGCAGCACGGCCGCTCCCCGACGGTGCACGAACTGGCCGAGCGGCTGGGGATCTCCGAGGAGGAGGTGCTGGAGGGGCTGGAATCGGCCAATGCCTACAGCACGCTCTCCCTCGACGTCCCGGACACCGACGACGAGTCGCCGGCGGTCGCGGACACCCTGGGCGCGGAGGACGAGGCCCTGGAGGGCGTCGAGTACCGCGAGTCCCTCAAGCCGCTGCTGGAGGGTCTGCCGCCGCGGGAGAAGCGGATCCTGCTGCTTCGCTTCTTCGGCAACATGACCCAGTCGCAGATCGCCCAGGAGGTCGGCATCTCCCAGATGCACGTCTCCCGGCTGCTGGCCCGCACCCTGGCCCAGCTCCGCGACAAGCTCCTCGTCGAGGAGTAG
- a CDS encoding anti-sigma regulatory factor codes for MSQIAGEPGTQDFVEVRLPAAGAYLSVLRTATAGLAARLDFTLDEIEDLRIAVDEACAILLQQAVPGSVLSCVFRLIDDSLEVTVSAPTTDGRAPERDTFAWTVLSALAGKVEATVEENKTVSISLYKQRGAGPGPA; via the coding sequence GTGTCCCAGATCGCAGGCGAGCCCGGGACTCAGGACTTCGTGGAAGTCCGGCTGCCCGCTGCGGGTGCCTACCTGTCGGTGCTGCGGACGGCCACGGCCGGCCTCGCGGCACGTTTGGACTTCACCCTCGACGAGATCGAGGACCTCCGCATCGCGGTGGACGAGGCCTGCGCGATCCTGCTCCAGCAGGCCGTGCCGGGCTCCGTCCTCAGTTGCGTGTTCCGGCTGATCGACGATTCGCTGGAGGTGACCGTCTCGGCGCCGACCACCGACGGGCGCGCACCGGAGCGTGACACGTTCGCGTGGACGGTCCTGTCGGCGCTGGCCGGCAAGGTCGAGGCCACGGTCGAGGAGAACAAGACGGTGAGCATCAGCCTCTACAAACAGCGCGGCGCGGGACCAGGCCCGGCGTGA
- a CDS encoding UBP-type zinc finger domain-containing protein → MSECTHVAELPRPEPVPSDHTCPECLALGSHPVQLRMCLVCGQVACCDSSPHRHATAHHQETGHPVMRSFEPGETWRWCFVDGSIV, encoded by the coding sequence ATGAGCGAGTGCACCCACGTTGCCGAACTGCCGCGTCCCGAACCGGTGCCCTCGGACCACACCTGCCCCGAGTGCCTGGCCCTCGGCAGCCACCCCGTGCAGCTGCGGATGTGCCTGGTGTGCGGGCAGGTGGCCTGCTGTGATTCCTCGCCCCACCGGCACGCCACGGCGCACCACCAGGAGACCGGGCATCCCGTCATGCGGAGCTTCGAACCGGGTGAGACCTGGCGCTGGTGTTTTGTCGACGGTTCGATCGTCTGA
- a CDS encoding Na+/H+ antiporter, protein MEVLPLVALIAGSAAVAGLARRTPVPAPLLLVAAGLLAGYVPGVPAYALDPHIVLPLLLPPLLYTAAVDSSYLDLRANVRPIAMLSVGYVLFATLVVGYAAYALVPGLSVPVALVLGAVIAPPDAVAATAIARKLKLPNRITTILQGESLVNDATAITAYKVALAAAVGVSAGWAGGIAEFLLASVGGIGVGLLLMVPIHHLRTRLKEPLLQNTLSLLIPFVAYAAAERVHASGVLAVVVVALYLGHRNWQVDFATRLQEEAVWKVVAFVLESVVFALIGLQLPVVLKGLGEYDGLHAAWYAIAVFLAVVVARFLWVFPATFVPRWISPRIRDREPETDWKAPVIVGWAGMRGVVSLAIAFSVPMSVPHRNLILFLTFTTVIGTLVVQGLTLPPLIRALKLPPKDVQAETLAEAQAQSEASRAAEERLAELLEEPENSTLPPPLADRLRTVMERRRNAVWERLGEVNPETGESADDIYRRLAREMIAAEREVFVTLRDQRRIDDEMLRALLRRLDLEEAAAYREEG, encoded by the coding sequence ATGGAGGTATTGCCGCTGGTGGCGCTGATCGCCGGTAGTGCGGCGGTCGCCGGGCTGGCGCGCCGGACCCCGGTGCCCGCGCCCCTGCTGCTGGTCGCCGCCGGTCTGCTGGCCGGGTACGTGCCGGGGGTGCCCGCGTACGCCCTCGACCCGCACATCGTGCTGCCGTTGCTGCTCCCGCCGCTGCTGTACACGGCCGCCGTGGACAGCTCGTACCTGGACCTGCGCGCGAACGTCCGGCCCATCGCGATGCTCTCGGTGGGCTACGTGCTCTTCGCGACGCTCGTCGTCGGGTACGCGGCGTACGCGCTGGTGCCGGGGCTCTCCGTGCCGGTGGCGCTGGTGCTGGGCGCGGTGATCGCCCCGCCGGACGCGGTCGCCGCCACCGCGATCGCCCGCAAACTCAAACTGCCGAACCGGATCACGACCATCCTGCAGGGTGAGTCCCTGGTCAACGACGCGACCGCGATCACCGCCTACAAGGTGGCGCTGGCCGCCGCCGTCGGGGTGAGCGCCGGCTGGGCGGGCGGGATCGCGGAATTCCTGCTGGCCTCGGTGGGCGGCATCGGCGTGGGCCTGCTGCTGATGGTGCCGATCCACCATCTGCGCACGCGACTGAAGGAACCCCTGCTCCAGAACACCCTCTCGCTGCTGATCCCCTTCGTGGCGTACGCGGCCGCCGAGCGGGTGCACGCCTCCGGGGTGCTCGCGGTGGTCGTGGTGGCGCTCTACCTCGGGCACCGGAACTGGCAGGTCGACTTCGCCACCCGGCTCCAGGAGGAGGCGGTGTGGAAGGTGGTCGCCTTCGTGCTGGAGTCCGTGGTCTTCGCGCTGATCGGGCTCCAGCTGCCGGTGGTCCTCAAGGGGCTCGGCGAGTACGACGGCCTGCACGCGGCCTGGTACGCGATCGCCGTGTTCCTGGCGGTGGTGGTGGCCCGGTTCCTGTGGGTCTTCCCGGCGACCTTCGTGCCCCGCTGGATCTCGCCACGGATCCGGGACCGGGAGCCGGAGACCGACTGGAAGGCCCCGGTGATCGTGGGGTGGGCCGGGATGCGCGGCGTGGTCTCGTTGGCCATCGCCTTCTCCGTGCCGATGTCGGTGCCGCACCGGAATCTGATCCTGTTCCTGACCTTCACCACGGTCATCGGGACGCTGGTGGTGCAGGGGCTGACGCTGCCGCCGCTGATCCGGGCACTGAAGCTGCCGCCGAAGGACGTGCAGGCGGAGACCCTGGCGGAGGCGCAGGCGCAGAGCGAGGCCTCGCGGGCGGCCGAGGAACGGCTGGCCGAGCTGCTGGAGGAGCCGGAGAACAGCACGCTGCCGCCGCCGCTGGCGGACCGGCTGCGGACGGTCATGGAGCGCCGGCGCAACGCGGTGTGGGAACGGCTGGGCGAGGTCAATCCGGAGACGGGGGAGTCGGCGGACGACATCTACCGGCGGCTCGCGCGGGAGATGATCGCGGCCGAGCGGGAGGTCTTCGTGACTCTGCGGGACCAGCGGCGGATCGACGACGAGATGCTGCGGGCGTTGCTGCGCCGGTTGGACCTGGAGGAGGCCGCGGCCTACCGCGAGGAGGGCTGA
- a CDS encoding 1-aminocyclopropane-1-carboxylate deaminase/D-cysteine desulfhydrase produces MKPPVNVDVLLRPRPPSPLLEVHDERFAEHGVRLLLKRDDLVHPELPGNKWRKLAPNLRAAVAGGHEQLVTFGGAYSNHLRATAAAGRSLGLATVGIVRGDELAGRPLNDSLARCVADGMRLHFVSRSRYRRKAEPQELARLVDEADARGAYVVPEGGSNALALSGCAELGRELRGAADVVAVACGTGGTLAGLAAGLDPGQRALGVPVLAGGFLAAEIRSLQAAAFGGPAGDWTLAEDFHHGGYARVPAELEAFAADFGARHGLPVERIYVAKLLWALAELTASGAFPRGTTLAAVVTGRP; encoded by the coding sequence GTGAAACCGCCCGTGAATGTCGACGTGCTCCTGCGGCCGCGACCGCCGTCGCCGTTGCTGGAGGTCCATGACGAGCGGTTCGCGGAGCACGGCGTACGGCTCCTGCTGAAGCGGGACGACCTCGTCCATCCGGAGCTGCCCGGCAACAAGTGGCGCAAGCTCGCGCCCAATCTTCGGGCGGCCGTGGCGGGTGGTCACGAGCAGCTGGTCACCTTCGGCGGGGCCTACTCGAACCACCTGCGGGCCACCGCCGCCGCCGGGCGCTCGCTCGGGCTGGCGACGGTCGGGATCGTCCGTGGGGACGAGCTCGCCGGACGGCCCCTGAACGACTCCCTCGCCCGGTGCGTCGCCGACGGGATGCGGCTGCACTTCGTGTCCCGGTCGCGGTACCGCCGCAAGGCCGAGCCGCAGGAGCTCGCCCGGCTGGTGGACGAGGCGGACGCGCGCGGCGCGTACGTCGTCCCCGAGGGCGGCAGCAACGCCCTCGCCCTGAGTGGCTGCGCCGAGCTCGGCCGGGAACTGCGCGGCGCCGCCGACGTGGTGGCGGTGGCCTGCGGTACCGGCGGGACGCTGGCGGGCCTCGCGGCCGGGCTGGACCCCGGGCAGCGGGCGCTCGGGGTTCCGGTCCTGGCGGGCGGCTTCCTGGCCGCGGAGATACGTTCCCTCCAGGCGGCCGCCTTCGGGGGCCCGGCCGGCGACTGGACCCTGGCCGAGGACTTCCACCACGGCGGTTACGCCCGCGTCCCGGCCGAGCTGGAGGCCTTCGCCGCCGACTTCGGCGCCCGCCACGGCCTCCCGGTGGAGCGGATCTACGTGGCCAAGCTGCTCTGGGCCCTGGCCGAGCTCACCGCGTCCGGCGCCTTCCCGCGCGGCACCACCCTCGCCGCCGTCGTCACCGGCCGTCCGTGA
- a CDS encoding superinfection immunity protein, whose translation MGGSDAIPFGVVGLVVIVLAYFIPTAVAFGRGVPNKGSVLVVNLFLGWSVVGWVIALAMAARSR comes from the coding sequence ATGGGCGGCAGTGATGCGATTCCGTTCGGTGTGGTGGGGCTCGTGGTCATCGTCCTGGCCTACTTCATTCCCACCGCGGTCGCGTTCGGGCGAGGGGTGCCCAACAAGGGGTCCGTTCTCGTGGTCAACCTGTTCCTGGGCTGGTCCGTCGTGGGGTGGGTGATCGCGCTGGCCATGGCCGCGCGCAGCAGGTAG
- a CDS encoding N-acetylmuramoyl-L-alanine amidase, translating into MAAPMSADRFINALRNEGLTVVEVGAWRTHNRNHKGPWGPVHGVMIHHTVTRGTAYTVELCREGHSALPGPLCHGVIAKDGRVHLVGYGRANHAGAGDSDVLAAVIAEKRLPPDNETDTDGNRYFYGFECENLGDGVDPWPAVQLDAIARASAAICRFHRWTERSVIGHREWQPGKVDPRGFTMDAMRARIGERLK; encoded by the coding sequence ATGGCCGCACCCATGTCCGCGGACCGTTTCATCAACGCACTGCGCAACGAGGGCCTGACCGTCGTCGAAGTCGGCGCCTGGCGCACCCACAACCGCAACCACAAGGGCCCCTGGGGGCCGGTGCACGGGGTGATGATCCACCACACCGTCACCCGGGGCACCGCGTACACCGTCGAGCTCTGCCGGGAGGGCCACAGCGCCCTGCCCGGCCCGCTCTGCCACGGCGTGATCGCCAAGGACGGGCGGGTCCACCTCGTGGGCTACGGCCGCGCCAACCACGCGGGCGCGGGCGACTCCGACGTCCTGGCCGCGGTGATCGCCGAGAAGCGGCTGCCGCCGGACAACGAGACGGACACCGACGGCAACCGCTACTTCTACGGCTTCGAGTGCGAGAACCTGGGCGACGGCGTGGACCCCTGGCCGGCGGTCCAGCTCGACGCCATCGCCCGCGCCTCGGCGGCGATCTGCCGCTTCCACCGCTGGACGGAACGCTCGGTGATCGGCCATCGCGAGTGGCAGCCGGGCAAGGTCGACCCCAGGGGCTTCACGATGGACGCCATGCGCGCCCGCATCGGCGAGCGCCTGAAGTAG
- a CDS encoding globin domain-containing protein, with translation MLSEKSSATVRATLPAVGAAIGDIAELFYTKLFAAHPALIRDLFNRGNQRSGLQQQALAGSVAAFATHLLAHPDTRPDVMLGRIAHKHASLGVTRAQYTVVHEHLFAAIAEVLGEAVTPEVAQAWDEVYWLMANALITLEERLYAEQRVVAGDVWREWTVTGRAEETADCATFRIAPADGAPAPTHRPGQYVSVQVELPDGARQIRQYSLITSPGSAVRAITVKRVHGPAAAGPDGEVSNHLHARIRTGDTLRISAPYGDLVLADSVAPVLLASAGIGCTPMLSMLEHLAETGHTAPVTVLHADRSPADHPLRGDHRALTHKLADASARFWYEEAAEPGDGEGRMDLATVPLAPGTRAYLCGPLPFMRSVREQLIAKGLPAADIHYEVFGPDLWLASA, from the coding sequence ATGCTGTCCGAGAAGTCGAGCGCGACCGTACGAGCCACCCTGCCCGCCGTCGGGGCGGCGATCGGCGACATAGCCGAGCTCTTCTACACCAAGCTCTTCGCGGCCCACCCGGCACTGATCCGCGACCTCTTCAACCGGGGCAACCAGCGCTCCGGCCTCCAGCAGCAGGCCCTCGCGGGCTCCGTCGCCGCCTTCGCCACCCACCTGCTCGCCCACCCGGACACCCGCCCCGACGTGATGCTCGGCCGCATCGCCCACAAGCACGCCAGCCTCGGCGTCACCCGCGCGCAGTACACAGTCGTCCACGAACACCTCTTCGCGGCGATCGCCGAGGTCCTCGGCGAGGCCGTCACCCCCGAGGTCGCGCAGGCCTGGGACGAGGTCTACTGGCTGATGGCGAACGCCCTGATCACCCTGGAGGAACGGCTCTACGCCGAACAGCGGGTGGTCGCCGGCGACGTGTGGCGCGAGTGGACCGTCACCGGCCGGGCGGAGGAGACGGCGGACTGCGCCACCTTCCGGATCGCCCCCGCGGACGGCGCCCCCGCGCCCACGCACCGGCCCGGCCAGTACGTCTCGGTCCAGGTCGAGCTCCCGGACGGCGCACGCCAGATCCGCCAGTACAGCCTCATCACCTCTCCCGGTTCCGCGGTGCGCGCGATCACCGTCAAGCGGGTGCACGGCCCGGCCGCCGCGGGCCCCGACGGCGAGGTCTCCAACCACCTGCACGCCCGGATCCGCACCGGCGACACCCTGCGGATCTCGGCCCCGTACGGCGACCTGGTCCTGGCGGACTCGGTCGCCCCGGTGCTGCTCGCCTCGGCCGGCATCGGCTGCACCCCGATGCTTTCGATGCTGGAGCACCTGGCCGAGACCGGGCACACCGCCCCGGTGACCGTGCTGCACGCCGACCGCTCCCCCGCCGATCACCCGCTGCGGGGCGACCACCGGGCACTGACCCACAAACTGGCCGACGCCTCGGCCCGGTTCTGGTACGAGGAGGCGGCGGAGCCGGGCGACGGCGAGGGCCGCATGGACCTGGCGACCGTTCCCCTCGCCCCGGGCACCCGGGCCTACCTGTGCGGTCCGCTCCCCTTCATGCGGTCGGTGCGCGAGCAGTTGATCGCCAAGGGGCTGCCGGCCGCCGACATCCACTACGAGGTCTTCGGTCCGGACCTGTGGCTCGCATCGGCCTGA